Part of the Myxococcales bacterium genome, GGTTCATGGTCGCGCCGGCGGGGATCATCGCAAAGACCAGCGCGGGTAAAAGAACGGTATACGATGAAAAGGTCGGCGTTACGAACAGGGAGATCGAATCGCCGTAGGCCACATTTTCGGCAACCTTGTCCGGCGTGATGGTTCGGAAGTTGATTTGATCCGTTTCAGCCGGCCACAGATATACGTCCATCGCCTGGGGCCTGATGTCCTGCAGCAGGTTGAGGATATTCAACGGCCACTGAACGTCCGGCGCGGTTGTCGTCAGAGGAAAGAACGACATATCCGGACCGTTGACTTCGTGCAATACATTGCTGACCATACTTGTCGTATTCACCGCCAGGTCGAACTCGAGGGTGTCCCGGCTGGCGTCTTCGATCACCAGCGTCGCCGTGTAGTGTCCGGCCGGCAGGTGCATCCAGCAGGCTCCTTCATTGCCGCTCGGCACCCGCAAATGCAGATCGGCACCGTCGAGCAGCATTTCGTAAGCGGATTCCGGATCGAACTTGAAAAACCTGGTGCGAAGTGTTGCTTTATCGGCCACGGGTTGCCAACTGTCGTTCTGGGCCGCATGGTTTGTGCAAGCGTCCATGTAAATATCGGGTGTAGTGTCGTCGTTATCGTCGTCGGTATCATTGTCATCGTCGGGCGATGAATCGTCGTCATCGACAGGCGAATCGTCGTCCGACCCGGTGCAATCGCATTTGCAACAATCGCAGTCGTCTTCACGGGAGCAGCCGAGGAAAAAAAGAAAAGCGAGGAGAGCGGCGCACACCAGAACGTAAATTATCAAATAGCGCATGATTACCGTCCTTTTGTGCCGGTTCAGCCTGAAATGGACTGAAGCCGTTTTTTGCTAGCGCAAAGGCGCATTCCTTTGCACCGGCGTTTTTCGCACGTCGAGCCTGGGTTTTCTGAAGCATCGAGGGTCTATCGTCCGATGGGATTTCGGACGGGACCGTGGAAGCCCGCGCCTCCACGCTCCACTTATCGGCTCGATGATCCACGCTGAGTTACCCATTGGTGGGTTGCTCTCCACGCTTTTTAAAGCTCAGGATGTAGTGAGACCGTCGAAACACAGCAGAACCCACCTCATTATCGCCTGTCGCTCGTCACCTCACCGCCATCGCAAGGATCGACTTTCAACTGGCACTCCAGGAAAAGACGGATTGAATTATACCATTAAGGAAAATTATTCTCGCACAAATTGTTGATGCCCTTTCAACCCTTTGTCAATCTCATGTTTTCCTCAATCCGCTTTTTCAAGAACCGATAGACCGTGGACAGGTCCTTCGCCATCATCTCCTTGGGCTTGAGCTTACCAATCCCGAACTACTTGATTTTTACTTCGAGTTCCTCGCCCTTGAGCATGAAATGCGGCTTGGCGGGGTTGGGTTCGAGCTTCTCCAGTTCCGCAGGGATTCGACCTTGCTCACCCCGCCCTGAGTCCATTCGAAGGGCCATGAATTGCGACTTCGTCTTGGCGATGGAGATGCCGTGCTTCTTCATAATCGATGGGGGGATTCTACTTGCCAGGAAGCTTGATGAAGTCGCCATTGGTCCGATAAATCGAAATGCAGCGCTTTTTGCGCGCGTCTTGCAGAAGAGGCCGCCGCCTCTCCTGAATACGATCCGACAACCTGATCCGCTGTAACTCCCGGGGAGCCATCGAAATCATGTCCTTCTTCATGGGGGACATAATCGCTAAGCAGTTACAGGGGACAAAGTCGCTAAGCTAATACAATGCTCGATTTCTCTCTTGCGTCGCCGGTCCCATTTCGCTAGGGTGGATAAAAATCAAAACCAGGAGAGTGATCGTGGGCGTCGGCGGAAGTCCCAGAGAATTGGCCAAAGCCATCGCGGACGGTTTTTTTCAGTTGAACATCACCAATTTGAAGAAATACGGCACCTCGGATCAGTTGCGCAACATGCTGAACAATCTGATGAACCTGGAGCGCGAAATCCGCAACGAGGTCATCAGCGAGGACGATTTCGAAGGCACGCGGAAAAAACATTTTCGCCTGGGAAACATCAAAAAAGCGCGTCTGGTTATCCAAGGCTTCGCCAAATCGCATCGCATCGGGCTCTGAGGCCGTTTGTGCCGGCTCGGCGCGATCGGCCCGCCGGTGGCGATCGCCGCGACGGACCCACTCGACTTCCCTGACAATTCAAGCGGCGGAATGCGCCGCCGGGCAACCATTCGACCATGAATCGACAACGCTTCGCGAACCGCCGTTTGCCGCGACATCCGGCGGTCGTTTTACTCGGTTTGCTGCTGATCCTGGCCGTCGCCGCCGCCTGGCTCCTCGATGCTTCGCCGCGCGCCGGCCAGCGGGCCCGTTCCCATCATCCCGGCCATTCCGCCCCCGACCCGAGCGGCGCCGCGCCGGCGACCGCCGCCGGCAAAACCCAGGCGCGCCAGTTGGTCGCCCAGGCCCGTGAAAAAGAGACGGTCGGCGATTACGCTGCCGCCGCGCAAATGTTTTTACTCGCCGCCCGCGCCTGTCCCGCGATCGCCGACGGCGCGTTGGATGAAGCGGCGCGGTCGCAATTCGCCCTCAAGGACTACGGCGGCGCCCTCCAATCGCTGTCCGCGCTGCGGCGCGATCACGGGGGAAGCGCCGTGGCTCGCGATGTCCTGAAGCGCACCGCCCGGGCCTACGCCAAAACCGGCCAATACGAACAAGCCCTGTTTCTGCACAAACAAGCCGCCGCCAACGCCGACGATCCGGACCGGCGCGCCGAGCAATGGATCGAGGCCGCGAGCGACCTGCGGCAACTGGGCCGCACCGAGGAAGCCGCGGCGATATTGCAACAGGTGCTCAACGGCATGGGGCCGAACCTCTATACGGTGCGCGCCCTGCGGCTGTACCTGGATTGGACCGTGCCGAACGACTGGCCAAAGCAGGCGCAGTACGCCGGCAAACTCGGCCTCGCCTGGCATCAAAGCGGCGCTTTCGAGCAGTCCGGCCCGGCGCTCGACCTGGCGGTCAAGGCGCGCCAGCGGGCGGGCGACACCGTTTCGCCGGCGGACGAGGTGTTTCGCAAAGCCGGATTTTCGCTGTACCGCACGCATCACAACGAACTGGCCTTGCCTTATTACGAAGCGATGGTCGCCGCGGGAACCGCGGGCGAATCGGCGGAAGCGCATTACGATCTGGCCAAATTGTACACCCGGTTGGGACAGGCCGACGGCGCCCGGTCGGCTTATCGCTGGATCGCGAAAAACGGCGGCGCCTACCAGCAGACAGCCGGCTATCAACTGGCCTGGCTGGCGATCGAGGACGGCAATTATCAACAGGCCTTCGGCCATTTCAGCCATCGCTGCCAGCAGACCGGCGGCCGCAACGAACTGGCTTGCTGGCTGGCCGCCTGGACGGCCTATCGCGGCGATCAGCCCAAAACGGCGCTCACCCGGCTGGCCGGCATGAGCAAGGTCCGCCGCCTCAAGGACGCGGATCGCTATCGCTACTGGCAAGGCCGCCTGTTGCTCGAAACCGGACAAACCGCGGCGGGCCTGAAGCTCCTGCGCCAACTCAACAGCCAGGCGCCCGCCGAATATTTCGGCTGGCAGGCCGGCGAATTACTCAAGACCCGGAAAAGCGCCTATACCGATCTGGCAAGCCAACTGGACCGCGCCAACCCGCAGAACGCGCCGCTCGCAAACGTCCCGCCAGGATGGTGGCGGGAATACGACGAGTTGACCAGCCGCTTCGGGCACCTCGTGGATCTGGCGGAGGTCGGCCTCTGGCGGGCGGCCGCCGCCGAATTCGATTGGGTTTCCCTCCCCGATAAGCTGTCGCCCGATCACGCCGTCGAATTGGCGCGGTTGTGCCGGGACTCGCGCCGTTACGACCTGGCCCGCAACATCGCCGGCCGCAACGGCGTCTTGAGCTATCTGAAAAGCGGTTCGGAATCCCTGCTGACCACCTATTATCCGCTCGTCATGCCGGTCGGCTACCCCGATCTGGTCGCGCGGTACGCCCGGCAGTTCCAGGTGCCCCCGGCGCTGGTCTTCGCGGTGATCCTGCACGAGTCCGGCTATCGGCCCAAAGTGGTTTCGCCCGCCTACGCGGTCGGCCTGATGCAAATCATGCCGCAAACCGGTGAGGCCGTCGCCGCGGCGTTGGGCGAGCCCTTCGACGAGGACTCGTTGTACGACCCGGAGACGAATATCCGCTTCGGCTGCTGGTATCTCCACCACCTGCTGGAGCAACTCGGCGGCGAGCCCGCCTACGCCGTCGCGGCCTACAACGCCGGCCCCAAAGCGGTCGCCAAATGGCTGCGCAACAAACCGGGTAGCGCGGAAAGCGTCTTCGTGGCGGAGATTCCCTACCAGGAAACCAATCGTTACGTGCGCAAGGTACTGACTTCGATGAAAAAATACGAGGTCCTGTTGCGGAACGCGACCGCCTTGCATTAAAATGATTGACAATCGTGGGAGCGCCGAATTACATCAAAATAACCATGGGTGTCACATGGACAAGCTATCGGCCGAGTTGCTTGATCTCATCGTCGAATCGGTTCATGCCATCGGCGGCACCATCATCAACATCAAACGCTACCCGCCGGGCTCGACGATCGTGAAGGTCGCCCTGGAGCGCGGGATGGAAGTCTTCGCTCTGATCTTCAAGGAAATCGATTCCTTTACCCTGAGCGAAAGCGAGCGGCAACTGCTGGTCAACGACCAGCGACTGTCGGAAAAATCCCAGGCCCTCGCCTATGTCGCCAAGTTCGTGCACTCGATGATCGAGCGCAATATCCGGAGCATGACGTTTCAGCGCGGGCTGCAGGCGAGCGAATTGCAGCAGTTCATCGAATTGCTCGGCAGCACCCCCGAGGAACTCAAAAAGCTGGGCAACCTGGCGGAATTGCTCAAAGCCAAGAACGTCGAAAACATCACCCTCGACGAAAAGGTGTTCGTCGCCCTACGCAAGGATCAGGTCGTCGCGGAGATCGCGGCGCTCGAAGGAATGATGGACCGGGGCAGCGTTTCACCCGAGTCTTTTCAGGACGGCACGTTCGTCAAGTACCTGCTGGGCAAGGTGCAACACGGCGAGTTCGACCTCACGAAGGAGCGGCTCGCCAGCCTGAAAAAGCAGATCAACTTCGACGAGGTGAAAGACAAGAACGTCGTCGACTACCTGAAGTTCGGCCCGGCGCTCGCCGACGCGCTCGAAAAAATCGGCGAGGAGGAAGCGCGCGACGAGGTGCAGGCCACCTATGCCGAACGGCCGGCGACGGCCGGCGGCGTCGCCTTCAACCTCAGCCCCGACCTGCAACAGGCCGTCGAATCCGAGGAACGCGTCGTGCGCGCCGACGCGCTGGATGCCGCCCGCGAGGAGCGGGCCGAAAAGCTGACGAAAACCTTCGAGGAAATCAGCCACGTCATTCTCTCGTTCAAGCAGCCGGAAATCCGCAGCAAGCTGACCGGCGACCTGCTGAAAATCATCGCCAACTTCAAGATCCACACTCTCTCGCGGATCATGGCGACCTCGCTGGCCGACGAGGCGCCGGCGGACGCCAACCTTAAAAACCAGATTCTCACCACCCTGTCGATCCGCAAAAAATCGGCGATCATCGATTTCTTCCTGCAGAAATACAATTCGCTGGTCGAAGGCCTCTCGCCCCGCGATTTCGAAACCAGTCCCGAGTACCTGGCGCAATCGGAACATACGCTGAAACTGATCCTCGATCACATCCGGCAGCACCAGCCGTCGCCGGAACTGGAAGAAAAAGCGAGCCGCGCCATCAGCATGGCCCGCAACATCATCAAGGAAGCGCCCGACCCGGAAAAGCTGCTCATCCTGAAAGTCCGCCGGCTGCTGGCGAAGGAACCTTCGTACCTGCTGGACGACAAGGTGCAGGTCTTTTTGCCCGATCTCATCGTCCGATTGATCGATTTCAAGCGCCCCGACGTGGCGAAAAAACTGCTCGAACGCCTGTTTCAGAATTTCAACAGCGAATCGCCCGAGGTCCGCATTAAAATCGCCGGGACCATCGTCCGCATCAGCCAGACGCTGCTGGACATGAAAAACGTCACGCTCCATTCCACCCTCTACGCCTTCCTGCTGCGCGGCTTCCGCCAGGAGAAAGAAACGAAAGTCTATGCGGCCTATCTCGCCACCCTGGTGATCGATCTGAACCGCCTGATCGACGAAGGCCAGATGAACGTCGTGATCCAGATCTTCAAGAACCTGGAGACGCTGAAAAAGAGCGAGTCGGATCCCGCCAAGGAAAAATTCCTGAGTATGGCCCAGGATAAAATTTTGGCGCACGAAGGCATGATGGAACACCTCATCGAAAAATTCGCCGGCGCCGACGAAGTGCAGTCCGATCACGCCCTGCAGGTTCTGCTGGTGGTCGATCCGCAGCGGATCGCGCCGCTGATGCTGACCCTGATGAAAGATTCCGAGGAAATGCGCATCCGGAAGAAGACCTTCTCGGTGCTCAACCGCATGGCCGAATCGGCGGCGCCGCTGGTGCGCGATTTCCTCAACGCGCCCAATCTGCCTTGGTATTTCGTGCGCAACCTGATCATGCTGGTCGGCGACCTGCAGGACACCTACGCCGAAAGCGTCGTGGCGCGCCATCTGAAGGACGAGAACGTCCAGGTCCGCAAGGCCTGCTACGCGACCCTGATGAAATTGGGCACGCCCAGCGCCAACGAAGCCCTGGCGCAAGCCCTGCCCGACATGGACGCGGCCGCGCAGCGCTCGCTGTTCATGCACTTCGCGTTGACGCGATCCGCCGCCGGCTTGGAATTCATGCTGGCGAAAACGGAACCCGACATGATCAACAAGGACGAGGCCTACGCGGCCGATCTGATCGCGGCGCTCGGCAAAATACCCGACCCGCGCGTCCTGCCGGCGCTGAAAAAAATCCTCAAACCGGGCGGCTTCTCGGGCCTGTTCAAAGCCAAGCAAAACGACCGGATCACCCTGGCCGTCATTCGCGCCCTCGGCGAGATCGGCGGCGACGAGGCCAAAGCCTTGATCGGCAAGCACGTGCGCGACGGCAACGCGGATATCGCCCGGGCGGCGCAACTGGCCATGCAAAAAATGGGCTGAGGCGTATTCGCGGATTACGACAAAAAGGGTTGTAGTGCGGCCAGCGTGCGTGCGGTCGCACCCTGGTGCTTTTGAACCGTCAGCCGGGCGGTTTCCCCCCGGGCGAACCGCCGGGAATCATCGGCCAGCCACTCGTGAAATACCGCCGCCAATTCCGCGCCGTCCTTCACCTGCCGCAGCACGCCGGCCTGCCGCAACGCTTCCACTTCCTGGCGAAAATTGGGCGTCAGCGGACCGACCGCCACGGGCACGCCGAGCGCCGCCGGCTCGAGCACGTTGTGGCCGCCCGCCGGCGCGAACGAACCGCCGACGAACGCCGCCTCGCCCAGACCGTAAGCCCAGGACAACTCACCGAAGACGTCGATCAGCAACACGTCCGCCGCGGCGACGTTCTCCGGCCGGGCTTGCGACCGGCGAACGACGCGGCAACCCGCCGCTTCCAGGTCGCGCGCCGCTTCGTCGCACCGCTTCAAATGCCGCGGCGCGACGATCAGCGCCAGGTTCGGCCAGGTCGGGCGCAACCGCCGCAACGTTTCCGCCAACCGGCTCTCTTCGCCGGCGTGGGTTGACCCGGCGACCAGCAGCCGCCGGCCCGCGCCGAAGCCTCGATAAAGCGCGCGAACGTCCTCGTCCGGCGCGCCGGCCGTTTCCACGTCGAATTTCAAGCTGCCCGAAACACCGGCCCGTTCCGGCGCGGCGCCCAACGCCACGAACCGCGAAACGAATTCCTCGTTCTGCGCCAGCACGAGGTTCAGCCGCGCCAGCGACGGCGTCAGCAGGCCGCGCAGAAGTCGATACGATTTGAAACTCCGATCGGAAAGCCGCCCGTTGACCACGGCCACCGGAATGTCGCGGCGCCGGGCCGACCGAATGAACCAGGGCCACATTTCGGTCTCGAACAAAATCACCAGACGCGGCTGTTGGCGGCGCAGCCAGCCGGCGACCACCGGCGCAATGTCGAGCGGCGCCAGGCAAACCGTCGCCGACTCGCCGAACAATTCCCGCGCCCGCGCCAGGCCACTGGGCGTGAAAACGGTGACCGTCACCGGGGCCGCGCCGGCCGCCAGCAGGGCACGGATCAAATGCTGGGCGGTGTTCACCTCGCCAACCGAGGCGCACCAGACGACGATCGGCCGCGCCGCAGTGCGCGGCGCCCAACCGAAGCGCGCCGCCACGCCCGGCCGCCAATCGGGCTTGAGCAGGCAGCCGACCAGCACGACCAGCCCGGCGACCGGCAGCAGAACTATTCCCAAAACGGCGTACAACGACAAAATCAACCGGCAGCCCCTACTTGCCTCGCGCCTCGCGTTTTTTGGCGCGCCAGATGTGGTGCGTCACGGCGTCTTCCATGTACTCGACTTCCGGCCCCGCCATGTGGAAGCCCTTGGCCCAGATCAAATGATAGGTCGCGATGCCCTTCTTGCCGCGGCGGCGACCGTAGGATCCCAGATCGACGATCTCGGAAAAATGCCGCTTGTACTTGCCGGGCATAAAACCCTCGTCGACGAACAGCACATCCTTGCCGACGAGTTTTTCATAATCCTGCCACAGCGAAAACTGGCTGCCGCGATGGGCGAAATCGGCCATGTAAAAATCCGGCCGGTCGGGCAGATGATAGAGCAGTTCGGCGGCCGTCTGGTAATTGCGCGCCGCCAGCGGGATCTCGGGGCGGCCGATCGACACGCGCGTCTGCGCGACGAAGCGGGTCAGGCCGCGCCAATCGTAAAACTGATCGGTGATATCCGGCTTCAGCGGCAGCGCGCCGGTAAAGACCTGCGCGTAAAACAACAGCGTCGTCAGCAGCGCCAGGCCGACACCGGCGCCGAGGCACCAACGCGCGGCGCGCGGCCGCCGCTCGCGCCACCGGAAGGCCAGATCCACGCCCAGCGGCACCAGCAGCAGCCAGGCGATCGCCGGCCAATTGGCCTGGATCTTGGCGCGCAGGGAATTGACGAGAAAATAGGCCAGTATCGTCAACGCCGGCGCGACCAGCAGCAGGCGCGCGGCTGTTTCCGGCCCCCGCCGCCGGAGGACCGCCCAGGCCGCCGCCAGCGCCAGGACCGCCAGCACCGGGGTCACGACGCCCAACTGGCCGCCGAGAAAATCCAGCAGCGAAACCAGGCGCTGCCAGTCGACGACGTCCGGGTCGAACGACAACCGGCGCACCGCGTAGTAAGCCACCCAGCGATGGTTCGCGTTCCAGGTCAAAACCGGCAAAAACAGCACGAGGCCGAGCATCGCGCCGAGGTAGGGTTGCCAGGCGCGCAGATGCCGCCGCCCGGTCGGATGCAGCAGCGTCGCCAGCGCCAACCCGACGAAGAGGATCGCCGCGCTGAACTTGGCGTACAGGGCCAGCGCCGCCAGCCCGCCGAACGGCAGCCAAAGTTTCGGCCGGTCTTCCAACAGCGTTTGCAACCAGACGTCGACGGCCCAGACCGCGAAAACCAGCAGCAGGCTGTCGTGCAGAATCAGCGTCGCGCCGGCCGAGAAGAGCGGCACGACTTGCAGGACTAGCACGCTCCAGAAAGCCGTCCGCTCCGGCAGGACGCGCCGCAGCAGCCGGTACAGCAGCAGTGACACGAGCAGCGAACAGCCGACCGCCAGGGCGCGCAGGCTGGCCAGGCCGCTGCCGAAGAGCAAGCCCCACAGATAATGCGCCCAGGCGATACCGCCCGGCTGGTCCCAATAACAGGCCGCCGGCCGGAGGCTCCAGGCCCAATAATATGCCTCGTCGGGAATCAGGTCCGCGCCCAGGCCGGCCGCCCAGCGTAGGGCCGACAGCCCGGTCAGCAAGATCGCCAGCAGGAGAAACGGGCGTCGCACGGTCGTCTATTCCTGGAATTGCAGGTTGTACAGGCGGGCGTATTCGCCGCCCAGCGCCAGCAATTCCTCGTGGCTGCCGTCTTCCACGAGTTGCCCGGCCTTGAGCACGACGATCCGGTCGGCGCGTCTAATGGTCGACAGGCGGTGCGCGATCACGATGGTCGTGCGGCCCTCCATCAGGTTTTCCAGCGCGCGTTGCACCTCGCGCTCGGATTCCGAATCGAGGCTGCTGGTGGCTTCGTCGAGGATGAGGATCGGCGCGTTTTTATACAGGGCGCGGGCGATGGCCAGCCGCTGCCGCTGGCCGCCGGACAGCCGCACGCCCAGCTCGCCGATCGAGGTGTCGTAGCCCCGCGGGAACGACAAAATGAACTCGTGGGCGTAGGCCATCTTCGCCGCCGCGACCACCCGCTCCAGGTCCGCCTCGCTCTGCCCGTAGGCGATGTTGTTGCGGATGCTGTCGTCGAACAGGAAGGTGTCCTGGGTCACCATGGCGATCCGCTGGCGCAGGCTGGACATGGTGAAGCGCCGGATGTCGGTGCCGTCGACCGTGACCCGCCCCTGGTTCGGGTCGTAAAACCGCGGGAAGAAGTTGATCAGCGTGGTCTTGCCCGAGCCGCTGCCGCCGACGATCGCCACCGTCTGGCCGACCTTCACTTCCAGGTCGACGCCGCAAAGCACCTCGTCGTTCTTCTCGCCCGGATACCGGAAATGCACGCTTTCGAGGGCCAGCTTTTCGCGGATCGGCGGCATCTCGATCGCGTCGGGCTCGTCGACGATGGTCGACATGGTATCGAGCACCTGGAAGACGCGGTCGGACGCGCCGAGCGCGCCCTGGAAATCGTTGTACATGCGGCTGGTACGCTTCATCGGCTCGTACATCATGCCCATCGAGGCGACGAAGCTGAAAAATTCGCCGCTCGAAATCGTGCCGTTGACCACCTGCATGCCGCCGTAAAAAATGACGGCCGCCGCCGCCAGACTGCCGAGTGCTTCCATCGCCGGGGCGCTGATTTCGTCGAAGACGACCCGTTTGACGTTGGTTTCGTACAGCCGCTGGTTTTCGCGCCGGAAGCGCATCGTCTCGTAGGCTTCCATCGCGAACGCCTTGATGACGCGGATGCCGGAAAAGTTTTCCTTCAGGATCGAATTCAGCACGCCCATGCGCTCCTGGCCGCGCCGGGTGTATTTGCGGACCTTACCGCCGAAGCGCGCCACGGGATAGGCGCTGACCGCGAAAATGACGATGACGATCAAGGCCATCTGCCACCACATGTAAATGGCGACGCCGGCGAGAAAGGCGATCTGCAAGGGCTCGCGGAAGAGGTTGGTCAGCGCGGGGACGGCGCGTTCCATGATCGTCACGTCGTTGGTGATCCGGCTCATCATCACGCCGGTGTTGGTGTCGGTGTAGTAATCGACCGAAAGCGCCTGGTAGTGCTCGTAGAGCAGGTTGCGGATTTCGCGGATCACCCGCTGGCCGACGATGCGCAGAATGTAATTCTGCAGAAACCGGAAAATGCCCTTGAACACGAAAATGGCGATCACCGCGAGGGGAATCAGCGCCAGGTAGATTCGCGCCGCGTCCTTGTCGGGGTTGGCAAAAATCTTGTTCATCGTCGGCTCGACCAGGTAGGTGGTCGCGCCGCCGGAACTGCCGACGATCAGCGCGCAGACGAACGCGATCGCGATCAGTTTCCAGTAGGGCTTGAAATAGATCAGCAAGCGCCGGAACTGTTGCCAGCCCTCGCCCTTCCAGAATTTGATCCGCACTTTATTCGCCATGAACCGTCTTTCCCGTCGGCCGTTCGGCCGCCATCGACAACGCCAGCTCGGCGACCCGTGTGCTGACCTCGCCCGGCGCCAGGAGCCGCCGCAATTCGCCGCACGCCTGCCGGACGGCTTCGCGTTCCGGCCCCTCCCGCAACGCCAGCACCGACTCGACGATGATTTCCGGTCGACACTCGTCCTGGATCAGTTCGCGGAACGCCGTTCGACCGAGAATGATATTCGCCAGACCGATTTTGTCCACCTGCACCACCCGCCGGGCGATCGCGTAATTGAGCGGGTGCCCGCGATAGACGATCACGTGCGGCAACCCGGCCAGCGCGGCTTCCAGCGTCGCGGTGCCGCTGGTGATGACGCCCAGATCGGCCCCGGCCAGCAGATCGTTGAAATCGCCGCGCGTGTAAGTGATTTCCACGCCGGCCGCCGCGAAAATCCCGCGCACCCAGCCTTCGTCCACCGTCGGCGCCAGCGGCACGGCGAATTGCAGCCGCGGCTCGCGTGCCGCCAACAGCCGCGCCGTCTCGGCCAACACCGGCGCCAGGTACTTGATTTCGTTTTTCCGGCTGCCGGGCGCCAGCACCGCCACGGGACGGTCGAGCGCCAGGCCGAACGCCTGCCGGGCTTCCTCGCGGGAAGCGTATTGCGGTCGGTTGATCTCCAGCAGCGGGTGGCCGAAATAGCTTACCGGCACGTGCCGCCGCTCGTAGAGGTCCTTTTCGAACGGTAGGGCCGGCACCAGGTGATCGATCCGATCGGCGATCGTCGCGATCCGCCCGGTGCGCCAGGCCCAAACCTGCGGGCTGATGTAGTACAGCACCGGAATGCCCCGGCCCTTCGCTTGATTGGCCAGCGCCAGGTTGAAGTCGGGCAGATCCAGGCAGACGAGCAGATCCGGCCGGTCGGCGTCCATCACCCGGAGCAACCCGAGGTAGATGCGTCGCAGGGCGAACAGGCCGGTCAGCACGCCGGTGAACCCGACGATCGCGATTTCCTCGGCCTTGCCGATCGGTCGCAGGCCCGCCGCGATCGTCCGCTCGCCGCCGACGCCGACGAACCGCGCCCCGGGCCGCAGCCGCCGCACCGCCGCGATCAGGTTCGCGGCATAGGCGTCGGCGCTGGCCTCGCCCGCCACCAGCATCACCAACGGCTGACCGGGAGGCGAGACGGACGGACGCCGCCGGGCGGGCCGGCGCAGGCCCAGGCCGGTATACGGCCGCCACCAGGCCAGCAACACCACCGAGTTCACCGCGCCGATCGCCCCGCCGACGAGCACGTCGAGCGGAAAATGCACGCCGACGTAAATCCGGCTCAGGCCCACCAGCGCCGCCGGGACAAGCAGCAGCCAGGACCACCAGCGGCGATACACGTAGATGAGCGCGGCGGCCGCGCCGAAGGCGGCGGCGGCATGGCCGCTCGGATATGACCGCCAGCCGTATTTCGGGCCGACGATGTGCAATTCGGCAAACCGGCCGGCGATCACCCGCGGATCGAGCGGCTGGAGCGGGATCGTCCAGCGCGGCAGCCAACCGAGCACCTGCGTCTTCACTGCCTCGGCCTCGATCGCGCCGAGGCCCGGGTCGTGCAGCGGGCGCGGCCGGGCGACCCACGATTTGATCAGGTGCACGAACCAGTTGCCCAGCAGCATGACGGCGGCGATGACGAGAAAATTTTTCGGAAAATTCTTGCGGTCGAAGAGATAGAGGCCCGCCAAACCCAGCAAGGTGATCAGCCAGCCCTGGCCCAGGTTCGTGAACAGGCCGAAAAACAAATCGAGGGGTGGCCGCGACCACCCCTCGTTGATGGAACAGAATAGGTAACGATCCAGACCGGCTAAATTTTCCAGCACGTCACCAAACCAGTTTCCATTCGAAGTAGACCTGCGCGGCGTCGTGGGCGTCCGGGCGGAAATATTCGCCCGTCATGAACAGGTGGCCGCCGTAAATGGAAAAGACGACATTGTTGCTGAACAGGTAATCGACGCGCGCGTCCATTTCCCAGCCGATTTCCGCGTCGTCCGTTTCCGGGTTCGGCCGCGCGGCGCGAAGATAGCCCCAACT contains:
- a CDS encoding glycosyltransferase family 39 protein, with the protein product MRRPFLLLAILLTGLSALRWAAGLGADLIPDEAYYWAWSLRPAACYWDQPGGIAWAHYLWGLLFGSGLASLRALAVGCSLLVSLLLYRLLRRVLPERTAFWSVLVLQVVPLFSAGATLILHDSLLLVFAVWAVDVWLQTLLEDRPKLWLPFGGLAALALYAKFSAAILFVGLALATLLHPTGRRHLRAWQPYLGAMLGLVLFLPVLTWNANHRWVAYYAVRRLSFDPDVVDWQRLVSLLDFLGGQLGVVTPVLAVLALAAAWAVLRRRGPETAARLLLVAPALTILAYFLVNSLRAKIQANWPAIAWLLLVPLGVDLAFRWRERRPRAARWCLGAGVGLALLTTLLFYAQVFTGALPLKPDITDQFYDWRGLTRFVAQTRVSIGRPEIPLAARNYQTAAELLYHLPDRPDFYMADFAHRGSQFSLWQDYEKLVGKDVLFVDEGFMPGKYKRHFSEIVDLGSYGRRRGKKGIATYHLIWAKGFHMAGPEVEYMEDAVTHHIWRAKKREARGK
- a CDS encoding ABC transporter ATP-binding protein, which gives rise to MANKVRIKFWKGEGWQQFRRLLIYFKPYWKLIAIAFVCALIVGSSGGATTYLVEPTMNKIFANPDKDAARIYLALIPLAVIAIFVFKGIFRFLQNYILRIVGQRVIREIRNLLYEHYQALSVDYYTDTNTGVMMSRITNDVTIMERAVPALTNLFREPLQIAFLAGVAIYMWWQMALIVIVIFAVSAYPVARFGGKVRKYTRRGQERMGVLNSILKENFSGIRVIKAFAMEAYETMRFRRENQRLYETNVKRVVFDEISAPAMEALGSLAAAAVIFYGGMQVVNGTISSGEFFSFVASMGMMYEPMKRTSRMYNDFQGALGASDRVFQVLDTMSTIVDEPDAIEMPPIREKLALESVHFRYPGEKNDEVLCGVDLEVKVGQTVAIVGGSGSGKTTLINFFPRFYDPNQGRVTVDGTDIRRFTMSSLRQRIAMVTQDTFLFDDSIRNNIAYGQSEADLERVVAAAKMAYAHEFILSFPRGYDTSIGELGVRLSGGQRQRLAIARALYKNAPILILDEATSSLDSESEREVQRALENLMEGRTTIVIAHRLSTIRRADRIVVLKAGQLVEDGSHEELLALGGEYARLYNLQFQE
- the lpxB gene encoding lipid-A-disaccharide synthase, which gives rise to MLENLAGLDRYLFCSINEGWSRPPLDLFFGLFTNLGQGWLITLLGLAGLYLFDRKNFPKNFLVIAAVMLLGNWFVHLIKSWVARPRPLHDPGLGAIEAEAVKTQVLGWLPRWTIPLQPLDPRVIAGRFAELHIVGPKYGWRSYPSGHAAAAFGAAAALIYVYRRWWSWLLLVPAALVGLSRIYVGVHFPLDVLVGGAIGAVNSVVLLAWWRPYTGLGLRRPARRRPSVSPPGQPLVMLVAGEASADAYAANLIAAVRRLRPGARFVGVGGERTIAAGLRPIGKAEEIAIVGFTGVLTGLFALRRIYLGLLRVMDADRPDLLVCLDLPDFNLALANQAKGRGIPVLYYISPQVWAWRTGRIATIADRIDHLVPALPFEKDLYERRHVPVSYFGHPLLEINRPQYASREEARQAFGLALDRPVAVLAPGSRKNEIKYLAPVLAETARLLAAREPRLQFAVPLAPTVDEGWVRGIFAAAGVEITYTRGDFNDLLAGADLGVITSGTATLEAALAGLPHVIVYRGHPLNYAIARRVVQVDKIGLANIILGRTAFRELIQDECRPEIIVESVLALREGPEREAVRQACGELRRLLAPGEVSTRVAELALSMAAERPTGKTVHGE